A section of the Leptospira kobayashii genome encodes:
- a CDS encoding replication-associated recombination protein A, whose product MSSLFPGPNKQVPLAHKIRPNTWERFLGQKKVVGQIQSLTKPTSILFYGPPGTGKTTLAHLIVDKWNLPKRFLSAVTSGVKELREVIEESKKIGTIALFLDEIHRFSSSQQDALLPSVEQGDLILLAATTENPSFRINRALLSRMQVFRLQSLDEEEEKGIIDSALEIEGEGRTFTEESMKEILNASGGDARKLLGILEGLISQTRPGTEIGITQVENFLGARVIQYDKNKESHYDVISAFIKSLRGSDPDAALYYLAIMLEGGEDPLFIARRLVVFASEDVGNASVHGLPLAIATWQAVERIGMPEARIPLGQCVSFLASAPKSNASYMAVDGALSFVRSNKSTFTIPNHLRNAPTITHKKEGAGQDYKYPHNFANHFVKERYFPEEFYPNPPKFYLPTNQGMEKNLKEQLNKLWGEDK is encoded by the coding sequence GTCACTTACCAAACCCACATCGATCCTTTTTTATGGACCACCTGGTACCGGTAAGACGACGCTTGCCCATCTTATTGTCGACAAATGGAATTTACCAAAACGGTTTTTATCCGCAGTTACAAGCGGAGTGAAAGAACTTCGGGAAGTCATAGAGGAGTCCAAAAAGATAGGAACCATCGCATTATTTTTGGATGAGATCCATCGTTTTTCTTCCTCCCAACAGGACGCGCTTCTTCCTTCCGTAGAGCAGGGAGATTTGATCTTACTCGCCGCCACAACGGAAAATCCTTCTTTTCGAATCAATCGTGCCTTGCTCTCCCGAATGCAGGTGTTTCGTTTGCAGTCGTTAGATGAAGAAGAGGAAAAGGGAATCATCGACTCCGCTTTGGAAATAGAAGGAGAAGGGCGAACCTTTACCGAAGAGTCAATGAAGGAAATCTTGAATGCGAGCGGAGGAGATGCGAGGAAGTTACTGGGAATCCTGGAAGGATTGATTTCCCAAACAAGACCGGGAACGGAAATCGGAATCACTCAGGTGGAAAATTTTCTCGGTGCCCGTGTGATCCAATATGATAAAAACAAAGAGAGTCATTATGATGTGATCTCCGCATTTATCAAATCCTTACGCGGTTCCGATCCTGATGCAGCACTTTATTATCTGGCAATTATGCTTGAGGGAGGAGAAGATCCTCTTTTTATCGCAAGAAGACTTGTTGTATTTGCGAGTGAAGATGTGGGTAATGCAAGCGTACATGGACTTCCTTTGGCGATCGCTACTTGGCAGGCAGTCGAAAGAATAGGAATGCCGGAAGCCAGGATTCCTCTCGGACAGTGTGTCAGCTTTCTTGCCAGCGCACCAAAATCAAATGCAAGTTATATGGCAGTCGATGGCGCCTTGTCATTTGTAAGATCGAATAAGTCTACCTTTACCATCCCCAATCATTTGAGAAATGCTCCGACCATCACTCATAAAAAGGAAGGAGCGGGGCAGGATTACAAATACCCTCACAATTTTGCGAACCACTTTGTCAAAGAAAGATATTTTCCCGAAGAGTTTTATCCGAACCCACCTAAGTTTTATTTGCCGACGAACCAAGGGATGGAGAAAAATCTAAAGGAACAATTGAATAAACTCTGGGGAGAAGATAAATAA